Proteins encoded by one window of Seriola aureovittata isolate HTS-2021-v1 ecotype China chromosome 4, ASM2101889v1, whole genome shotgun sequence:
- the rinl gene encoding ras and Rab interactor 2 isoform X3, whose protein sequence is MAVHSQVNGTTAIPWRSSRKKLSLLEQLKGCQQAWCPGAPWDREGAHAAIRGTPAGSFLVLRDSVTSQPSLLCVSAGGENGAVLDYNIGNKGTVFQLNESRLSFSDLAQLVFFYSLTRDVLAVCLSIPRWIYSVTDKNKERLSQLEPDTWLCSPPEQQTDEMTNREPSNVMCSIQLTSTNGALCIINPLYLREHGDDWLTHRASTTPCSTQPSSYRRERRLSTTRTWTGAGLQSKRAISLDQEPSAAFMESSGLTRARSADSPHCPPAPSTPVAPAGVVLRRPSQDSASRPPHRASTGSLQPSPPSTPGSLNCAASELQCHGSPVPQSPHRVSWIEDGVWLPPPRPSSLLQPPSLELDSLSISSIEEEQDFQMPSPTPHHPSAHRLADKVIHRLSAVGQALGGLVSQKKRLTNRVQELSERRGGAFAEAVKGFVEMTLKRGADPDGVTGSEFLQEVRSTLTSLREILWDLPEIQALLDSITDLSDPAIDSLVELSLHKVALKPVSAHLYSCIRTSRTNDGCFERLRSNLRVLEQNGVEELGGSAGVGIPDSVSLERIQQRWTAMNDAYSPNKKVQILLKVCKSIYHSMTANASSGTVFGADDFLPCLTWVLLRSDVVTLQQDTDYMMELLDPTQLQGEGGYYLTTLYAALYYISSFRPRLAARQLSVEAQHSLNQWHRRRTLHCNQSRRSVHRRTIRRQICRVQNSETETKSKEESGRENAADESQLQTESSAEALQPLREETGRGQGDEDQSQTSTPVLDCHQQEVIQEDRQEDRQTQCRAEEEDRRELQ, encoded by the exons AT GGCAGTTCACAGTCAAGTTAATGGGACGACAGCCATCCcgtggaggagcagcaggaagaaGCTGTCGctgctggagcagctgaaggGCTGTCAGCAGGCCTGGTGCCCTGGGGCTCCCTGGGATAGAGAAGGGGCTCACGCTGCTATCAGAGGAACACCTGCTGGG AGTTTCCTGGTTCTGCGGGACTCTGTGACGTCTCAGCCcagcctgctgtgtgtgtctgctggaggAGAGAATGGAGCTGTTCTTGATTATAATATCGGAAACAAAGGCACAG TGTTCCAGTTGAATGAGTCTCGTCTTTCCTTCTCTGACTTGGCTCAGCTTGTGTTCTTCTACTCTCTGACCAG GGATGTGTTAGCCGTTTGTCTGTCAATCCCTCGCTGGATCTACAGCGTAACCGACAAGAACAAAGAACGTCTGTCTCAACTTGAACCCG ACACTTGGCTCTGCTCACCGCCTGAGCAGCAGACTGATGAAATGACCAACAGGGAGCCAAGCAACGTCATGTGCTCCATACAG CTAACTTCCACCAACGGGGCCCTGTGTATCATAAATCCCCTCTACCTTCGTGAACACGGAGATGATTGGCTGACGCACAGGGCGAGTACTACACCGTGCTCCACGCAGCCTTCGAGTTACAGGCGAGAGCGACGCCTCAGCACCACTCGAACGTGGACGGGGGCAGGGTTACAAAGTAAACGGGCCATCTCATTGGACCAGGAGCCCTCTGCTGCCTTTATGGAGAGTTCTG GTCTAACCAGAGCTAGGTCAGCCGATTCACCACATTGCCCCCCGGCCCCGTCAACGCCTGTGGCCCCAGCAGGAGTGGTCCTCAGGAGGCCCAGTCAAGATTCTGCCAGCAGGCCTCCGCACAGAGCAAGTACGGGGAGCCTGCAGccatctcctccctccacccccgGAAGTTTAAATTGCGCAGCGTCCGAGCTGCAGTGCCATGGCAGCCCCGTTCCTCAGTCTCCTCACAGGGTGTCCTGGATTGAAGACGGAGTCTGGCTACCGCCACCCAGACCCTCCTCCTTGCTCCAGCCCCCGTCTCTCGAGCTTGACTCGCTGTCAATCAGCAGCATAGAGGAAGAGCAGGACTTCCAAATGCCAAGCCCCACACCCCACCACCCGTCAGCACACCGCCTGGCTGACAAGGTCATACATCGGCTCTCGGCGGTGGGCCAGGCGCTCGGCGGGCTGGTAAGTCAGAAGAAAAGACTGACCAATCGTGTGCAAGAGCTGAGCGAGCGGAGAGGTGGTGCGTTCGCAGAGGCTGTGAAAGGATTCGTGGAGATGACGCTGAAGAGGGGGGCTGATCCCGACGGGGTCACAGGGTCAGAGTTCttacaggaagtgaggtcaACACTTACATCACTGAGGGAGATACTGTGGGACCTTCCAGAAATCCAGGCGTTGTTGGACAGCATTACAGATCTAAGTGACCCAGCGATAG ACTCGTTGGTGGAGCTCTCCCTCCACAAGGTGGCTCTGAAGCCCGTCTCTGCCCACCTCTACTCCTGCATCCGCACCTCCCGGACAAATGATGGCTGCTTCGAGCGCCTCCGGAGCAACCTGCGTGTGCTGGAGCAGAATGGGGTGGAGGAGCTGGGCGGGTCAGCGGGAGTTGGAATTCCCGACAGTGTCAGCCTGGAGCGGATCCAGCAGAGGTGGACTGCAATGAATGACGCCTACTCCCCGAACAAGAAGGTGCAGATCCTGCTCAAAGTCTGCAAGAGCATCTATCACAGCATGACTGCTAATGCTAGCTCAG GTACAGTATTTGGAGCAGATGATTTTCTGCCCTGTCTGACATGGGTGCTGCTCCGTAGCGATGTTGTGACCTTACAGCAAGACACAGACTACATGATGGAGCTTCTGGACCCCACACAGCTACAGGGAGAGG GTGGCTACTACCTAACAACTCTATACGCCGCTCTCTACTACATCAGCAGTTTCCGTCCACGGCTTGCAGCCCGTCAGCTCAGCGTGGAAGCCCAACACTCTCTTAACCAATGGCATCGCAGGCGCACACTGCACTGCAACCAGTCTCGTCGCAGCGTGCATCGACGGACCATTCGCAGGCAGATCTGTCGGGTGCAGAACTCCGAGACAGAGACTAAGAGTAAAGAGGAAAGTGGAAGAGAAAATGCTGCTGATGAGTCGCAGCTGCAGACGGAGAGCAGCGCAGAGGCTCTGCAGccactgagagaggagacagggagaggacaAGGAGACGAGGACCAATCACAGACATCTACTCCAGTATTAGACTGTCACCAGCAAGAGGTAAtacaggaagacagacaggaagacagacagactcaatgtagagcagaagaagaggaccGAAGAGAATTGCAATGA
- the rinl gene encoding ras and Rab interactor 2 isoform X2, which translates to MLVSRAVHSQVNGTTAIPWRSSRKKLSLLEQLKGCQQAWCPGAPWDREGAHAAIRGTPAGSFLVLRDSVTSQPSLLCVSAGGENGAVLDYNIGNKGTVFQLNESRLSFSDLAQLVFFYSLTRDVLAVCLSIPRWIYSVTDKNKERLSQLEPDTWLCSPPEQQTDEMTNREPSNVMCSIQLTSTNGALCIINPLYLREHGDDWLTHRASTTPCSTQPSSYRRERRLSTTRTWTGAGLQSKRAISLDQEPSAAFMESSGLTRARSADSPHCPPAPSTPVAPAGVVLRRPSQDSASRPPHRASTGSLQPSPPSTPGSLNCAASELQCHGSPVPQSPHRVSWIEDGVWLPPPRPSSLLQPPSLELDSLSISSIEEEQDFQMPSPTPHHPSAHRLADKVIHRLSAVGQALGGLVSQKKRLTNRVQELSERRGGAFAEAVKGFVEMTLKRGADPDGVTGSEFLQEVRSTLTSLREILWDLPEIQALLDSITDLSDPAIDSLVELSLHKVALKPVSAHLYSCIRTSRTNDGCFERLRSNLRVLEQNGVEELGGSAGVGIPDSVSLERIQQRWTAMNDAYSPNKKVQILLKVCKSIYHSMTANASSGTVFGADDFLPCLTWVLLRSDVVTLQQDTDYMMELLDPTQLQGEGGYYLTTLYAALYYISSFRPRLAARQLSVEAQHSLNQWHRRRTLHCNQSRRSVHRRTIRRQICRVQNSETETKSKEESGRENAADESQLQTESSAEALQPLREETGRGQGDEDQSQTSTPVLDCHQQEVIQEDRQEDRQTQCRAEEEDRRELQ; encoded by the exons ATGCTTGTGTCCAGGGCAGTTCACAGTCAAGTTAATGGGACGACAGCCATCCcgtggaggagcagcaggaagaaGCTGTCGctgctggagcagctgaaggGCTGTCAGCAGGCCTGGTGCCCTGGGGCTCCCTGGGATAGAGAAGGGGCTCACGCTGCTATCAGAGGAACACCTGCTGGG AGTTTCCTGGTTCTGCGGGACTCTGTGACGTCTCAGCCcagcctgctgtgtgtgtctgctggaggAGAGAATGGAGCTGTTCTTGATTATAATATCGGAAACAAAGGCACAG TGTTCCAGTTGAATGAGTCTCGTCTTTCCTTCTCTGACTTGGCTCAGCTTGTGTTCTTCTACTCTCTGACCAG GGATGTGTTAGCCGTTTGTCTGTCAATCCCTCGCTGGATCTACAGCGTAACCGACAAGAACAAAGAACGTCTGTCTCAACTTGAACCCG ACACTTGGCTCTGCTCACCGCCTGAGCAGCAGACTGATGAAATGACCAACAGGGAGCCAAGCAACGTCATGTGCTCCATACAG CTAACTTCCACCAACGGGGCCCTGTGTATCATAAATCCCCTCTACCTTCGTGAACACGGAGATGATTGGCTGACGCACAGGGCGAGTACTACACCGTGCTCCACGCAGCCTTCGAGTTACAGGCGAGAGCGACGCCTCAGCACCACTCGAACGTGGACGGGGGCAGGGTTACAAAGTAAACGGGCCATCTCATTGGACCAGGAGCCCTCTGCTGCCTTTATGGAGAGTTCTG GTCTAACCAGAGCTAGGTCAGCCGATTCACCACATTGCCCCCCGGCCCCGTCAACGCCTGTGGCCCCAGCAGGAGTGGTCCTCAGGAGGCCCAGTCAAGATTCTGCCAGCAGGCCTCCGCACAGAGCAAGTACGGGGAGCCTGCAGccatctcctccctccacccccgGAAGTTTAAATTGCGCAGCGTCCGAGCTGCAGTGCCATGGCAGCCCCGTTCCTCAGTCTCCTCACAGGGTGTCCTGGATTGAAGACGGAGTCTGGCTACCGCCACCCAGACCCTCCTCCTTGCTCCAGCCCCCGTCTCTCGAGCTTGACTCGCTGTCAATCAGCAGCATAGAGGAAGAGCAGGACTTCCAAATGCCAAGCCCCACACCCCACCACCCGTCAGCACACCGCCTGGCTGACAAGGTCATACATCGGCTCTCGGCGGTGGGCCAGGCGCTCGGCGGGCTGGTAAGTCAGAAGAAAAGACTGACCAATCGTGTGCAAGAGCTGAGCGAGCGGAGAGGTGGTGCGTTCGCAGAGGCTGTGAAAGGATTCGTGGAGATGACGCTGAAGAGGGGGGCTGATCCCGACGGGGTCACAGGGTCAGAGTTCttacaggaagtgaggtcaACACTTACATCACTGAGGGAGATACTGTGGGACCTTCCAGAAATCCAGGCGTTGTTGGACAGCATTACAGATCTAAGTGACCCAGCGATAG ACTCGTTGGTGGAGCTCTCCCTCCACAAGGTGGCTCTGAAGCCCGTCTCTGCCCACCTCTACTCCTGCATCCGCACCTCCCGGACAAATGATGGCTGCTTCGAGCGCCTCCGGAGCAACCTGCGTGTGCTGGAGCAGAATGGGGTGGAGGAGCTGGGCGGGTCAGCGGGAGTTGGAATTCCCGACAGTGTCAGCCTGGAGCGGATCCAGCAGAGGTGGACTGCAATGAATGACGCCTACTCCCCGAACAAGAAGGTGCAGATCCTGCTCAAAGTCTGCAAGAGCATCTATCACAGCATGACTGCTAATGCTAGCTCAG GTACAGTATTTGGAGCAGATGATTTTCTGCCCTGTCTGACATGGGTGCTGCTCCGTAGCGATGTTGTGACCTTACAGCAAGACACAGACTACATGATGGAGCTTCTGGACCCCACACAGCTACAGGGAGAGG GTGGCTACTACCTAACAACTCTATACGCCGCTCTCTACTACATCAGCAGTTTCCGTCCACGGCTTGCAGCCCGTCAGCTCAGCGTGGAAGCCCAACACTCTCTTAACCAATGGCATCGCAGGCGCACACTGCACTGCAACCAGTCTCGTCGCAGCGTGCATCGACGGACCATTCGCAGGCAGATCTGTCGGGTGCAGAACTCCGAGACAGAGACTAAGAGTAAAGAGGAAAGTGGAAGAGAAAATGCTGCTGATGAGTCGCAGCTGCAGACGGAGAGCAGCGCAGAGGCTCTGCAGccactgagagaggagacagggagaggacaAGGAGACGAGGACCAATCACAGACATCTACTCCAGTATTAGACTGTCACCAGCAAGAGGTAAtacaggaagacagacaggaagacagacagactcaatgtagagcagaagaagaggaccGAAGAGAATTGCAATGA
- the dmac2 gene encoding distal membrane-arm assembly complex protein 2, translating to MSAHLMSLHRCCQRSALLLVARRPWSSSSVSSPPPLHTRLLLYLTQRFYDVEMLLRWQSQLKRRKIQKKNVYYSYTQRFHGAYIAAAYYILSIKGGFRYVDQTDWFRPNQRGKFSWDFMNHKDTHLEEVDMSYTVINYSGLQNLEGQRSLRTLSLRGCSEVDDWFLARLHMFQDSLEELDISHCPRITTGGLAALRNLKGLRRLDISSLPGISTPGLIIILLEEMLPLCQIIANGYDHNLRPEEGEEKKHTQAQR from the exons ATGTCGGCTCACTTGATG TCTCTACACAGATGTTGCCAGCGGTCAGCTCTCCTCCTTGTTGCTAGGCGACCATGGAGCTCCAGCTCGGTGTCTTCTCCACCTCCCCTGCACACGAGACTACTCCTCTACCTCACCCAGCGGTTTTATGATGTGGAGATGCTCCTGAGATGGCAGTCTcagctgaagaggaggaagattcAGAAGAAGAATGT TTACTACAGCTACACTCAGAGGTTTCATGGGGCATACATCGCAGCAGCATATTATATCTTGAGTATAAAGGGGGGATTTAG GTATGTTGATCAGACAGACTGGTTTCGTCCCAACCAGAGGGGAAAGTTCAGTTGGGACTTCATgaatcacaaagacacacacctaGAGGAAGTAGACATGAGCTACACTGTCATCAACTACTCAGGACTGCAGAACCTGG AGGGGCAGCGATCTTTGAGGACTCTGTCATTACGAGGGTGTTCGGAAGTGGACGATTGGTTCCTGGCCAGGCTCCATATGTTCCAGGACTCTCTGGAGGAACTGGACATCTCTCACTGTCCACGCATCACTACAGGAGGCCTGGCTGCACTGAGGAATCTCAA GGGACTGCGGCGTCTGGACATATCATCCCTCCCCGGGATTTCGACTCCTGGTTTGATCATCATCCTACTGGAGGAAATGTTACCACTGTGCCAAATCATCGCTAATGGGTATGACCACAACCTGAGGccggaggaaggagaggagaagaaacacacacaagcgcagAGGTAG
- the rinl gene encoding ras and Rab interactor 2 isoform X1, translating into MKHYLFYTVVSSQYVIYPLIRCLCACTVIHAHKRVQMLVSRAVHSQVNGTTAIPWRSSRKKLSLLEQLKGCQQAWCPGAPWDREGAHAAIRGTPAGSFLVLRDSVTSQPSLLCVSAGGENGAVLDYNIGNKGTVFQLNESRLSFSDLAQLVFFYSLTRDVLAVCLSIPRWIYSVTDKNKERLSQLEPDTWLCSPPEQQTDEMTNREPSNVMCSIQLTSTNGALCIINPLYLREHGDDWLTHRASTTPCSTQPSSYRRERRLSTTRTWTGAGLQSKRAISLDQEPSAAFMESSGLTRARSADSPHCPPAPSTPVAPAGVVLRRPSQDSASRPPHRASTGSLQPSPPSTPGSLNCAASELQCHGSPVPQSPHRVSWIEDGVWLPPPRPSSLLQPPSLELDSLSISSIEEEQDFQMPSPTPHHPSAHRLADKVIHRLSAVGQALGGLVSQKKRLTNRVQELSERRGGAFAEAVKGFVEMTLKRGADPDGVTGSEFLQEVRSTLTSLREILWDLPEIQALLDSITDLSDPAIDSLVELSLHKVALKPVSAHLYSCIRTSRTNDGCFERLRSNLRVLEQNGVEELGGSAGVGIPDSVSLERIQQRWTAMNDAYSPNKKVQILLKVCKSIYHSMTANASSGTVFGADDFLPCLTWVLLRSDVVTLQQDTDYMMELLDPTQLQGEGGYYLTTLYAALYYISSFRPRLAARQLSVEAQHSLNQWHRRRTLHCNQSRRSVHRRTIRRQICRVQNSETETKSKEESGRENAADESQLQTESSAEALQPLREETGRGQGDEDQSQTSTPVLDCHQQEVIQEDRQEDRQTQCRAEEEDRRELQ; encoded by the exons ATGAAACATTATTTATTCTACACTGTTGTCAGCTCTCAATATGTGATTTACCCACTGATCCGTTGTTTATGTGCATGCACAGTTATACATGCACATAAACGTGTCCAAATGCTTGTGTCCAGGGCAGTTCACAGTCAAGTTAATGGGACGACAGCCATCCcgtggaggagcagcaggaagaaGCTGTCGctgctggagcagctgaaggGCTGTCAGCAGGCCTGGTGCCCTGGGGCTCCCTGGGATAGAGAAGGGGCTCACGCTGCTATCAGAGGAACACCTGCTGGG AGTTTCCTGGTTCTGCGGGACTCTGTGACGTCTCAGCCcagcctgctgtgtgtgtctgctggaggAGAGAATGGAGCTGTTCTTGATTATAATATCGGAAACAAAGGCACAG TGTTCCAGTTGAATGAGTCTCGTCTTTCCTTCTCTGACTTGGCTCAGCTTGTGTTCTTCTACTCTCTGACCAG GGATGTGTTAGCCGTTTGTCTGTCAATCCCTCGCTGGATCTACAGCGTAACCGACAAGAACAAAGAACGTCTGTCTCAACTTGAACCCG ACACTTGGCTCTGCTCACCGCCTGAGCAGCAGACTGATGAAATGACCAACAGGGAGCCAAGCAACGTCATGTGCTCCATACAG CTAACTTCCACCAACGGGGCCCTGTGTATCATAAATCCCCTCTACCTTCGTGAACACGGAGATGATTGGCTGACGCACAGGGCGAGTACTACACCGTGCTCCACGCAGCCTTCGAGTTACAGGCGAGAGCGACGCCTCAGCACCACTCGAACGTGGACGGGGGCAGGGTTACAAAGTAAACGGGCCATCTCATTGGACCAGGAGCCCTCTGCTGCCTTTATGGAGAGTTCTG GTCTAACCAGAGCTAGGTCAGCCGATTCACCACATTGCCCCCCGGCCCCGTCAACGCCTGTGGCCCCAGCAGGAGTGGTCCTCAGGAGGCCCAGTCAAGATTCTGCCAGCAGGCCTCCGCACAGAGCAAGTACGGGGAGCCTGCAGccatctcctccctccacccccgGAAGTTTAAATTGCGCAGCGTCCGAGCTGCAGTGCCATGGCAGCCCCGTTCCTCAGTCTCCTCACAGGGTGTCCTGGATTGAAGACGGAGTCTGGCTACCGCCACCCAGACCCTCCTCCTTGCTCCAGCCCCCGTCTCTCGAGCTTGACTCGCTGTCAATCAGCAGCATAGAGGAAGAGCAGGACTTCCAAATGCCAAGCCCCACACCCCACCACCCGTCAGCACACCGCCTGGCTGACAAGGTCATACATCGGCTCTCGGCGGTGGGCCAGGCGCTCGGCGGGCTGGTAAGTCAGAAGAAAAGACTGACCAATCGTGTGCAAGAGCTGAGCGAGCGGAGAGGTGGTGCGTTCGCAGAGGCTGTGAAAGGATTCGTGGAGATGACGCTGAAGAGGGGGGCTGATCCCGACGGGGTCACAGGGTCAGAGTTCttacaggaagtgaggtcaACACTTACATCACTGAGGGAGATACTGTGGGACCTTCCAGAAATCCAGGCGTTGTTGGACAGCATTACAGATCTAAGTGACCCAGCGATAG ACTCGTTGGTGGAGCTCTCCCTCCACAAGGTGGCTCTGAAGCCCGTCTCTGCCCACCTCTACTCCTGCATCCGCACCTCCCGGACAAATGATGGCTGCTTCGAGCGCCTCCGGAGCAACCTGCGTGTGCTGGAGCAGAATGGGGTGGAGGAGCTGGGCGGGTCAGCGGGAGTTGGAATTCCCGACAGTGTCAGCCTGGAGCGGATCCAGCAGAGGTGGACTGCAATGAATGACGCCTACTCCCCGAACAAGAAGGTGCAGATCCTGCTCAAAGTCTGCAAGAGCATCTATCACAGCATGACTGCTAATGCTAGCTCAG GTACAGTATTTGGAGCAGATGATTTTCTGCCCTGTCTGACATGGGTGCTGCTCCGTAGCGATGTTGTGACCTTACAGCAAGACACAGACTACATGATGGAGCTTCTGGACCCCACACAGCTACAGGGAGAGG GTGGCTACTACCTAACAACTCTATACGCCGCTCTCTACTACATCAGCAGTTTCCGTCCACGGCTTGCAGCCCGTCAGCTCAGCGTGGAAGCCCAACACTCTCTTAACCAATGGCATCGCAGGCGCACACTGCACTGCAACCAGTCTCGTCGCAGCGTGCATCGACGGACCATTCGCAGGCAGATCTGTCGGGTGCAGAACTCCGAGACAGAGACTAAGAGTAAAGAGGAAAGTGGAAGAGAAAATGCTGCTGATGAGTCGCAGCTGCAGACGGAGAGCAGCGCAGAGGCTCTGCAGccactgagagaggagacagggagaggacaAGGAGACGAGGACCAATCACAGACATCTACTCCAGTATTAGACTGTCACCAGCAAGAGGTAAtacaggaagacagacaggaagacagacagactcaatgtagagcagaagaagaggaccGAAGAGAATTGCAATGA
- the sirt2 gene encoding NAD-dependent protein deacetylase sirtuin-2, translating into MSDASELPERKEEEEVSPEPEEQSDDSSEEEEAAGDTEMDFLRNLFSSTLGLGSADKVLDDLTLDGVARYINSGKCKNIICMVGAGISTSAGIPDFRSPGTGLYANLQKYNLPYPEAIFQIDYFKKHPEPFFALAKELYPGQFKPTICHYFMKMLKDKGILKRCYTQNIDTLERVAGLEGEDLIEAHGTFYTSHCVSFCCRKEYNLDWMKEKIFSDDIPKCDKCSSLVKPDIVFFGENLPVRFFTSMKMDFPRCDLLIVMGTSLQVQPFASLVSRVSKSCPRLLINMERAGQADPLLGLLGFGGGMDFDSDKAYRDVAQISTCDDGCLALADLLGWKAELEELVKQEHTRIDSQDKKERSCEKKEAAAKASSASVAPEPKEEE; encoded by the exons ATGTCTGATGCATCAG AACTacctgaaagaaaagaagaggaggaggtttcACCCGAaccagag GAACAATCCGACGACAgcagtgaggaagaagaggcagcaggagacacagaga TGGACTTCCTGCGTAACCTGTTCTCCAGCACTCTGGGCCTCGGCTCAGCAGACAAAGTTCTGGATGACCTGACTCTGGACGGAGTGGCGCGATACATAAACAGCGGCAAAT GTAAAAACATCATCTGCATGGTCGGAGCAGGAATATCCACAT CGGCTGGAATCCCTGATTTCCGTTCACCAGGAACAGGCCTGTATGCAAACCTGCAGAAATACAACCTGCCTTACCCAGAGGCCATCTTCCAGATTGATTATTTTAAG AAACATCCAGAGCCATTCTTCGCCTTGGCCAAGGAGCTTTACCCAGGACAGTTCAAG CCGACAATCTGTCACTACTTTATGAAGATGCTGAAGGACAAGGGGATCCTGAAACGCTGTTACACACAG AATATTGACACCCTTGAACGAGTGGCCGGGCTCGAAGGAGAAGATCTAATCGAAGCTCATGGAACATTTTACACATCCCACTGTGTCAGCTTCTGTTGCCGCAAGGAGTACAACCTGGACTGGATGAAAG AAAAAATCTTCTCTGATGACATTCCCAAATGTGACAAGTGCAGCAGTTTGGTCAAACCAG ATATAGTTTTCTTTGGCGAGAATCTGCCTGTGCGGTTCTTCACTTCAATGAAGATG GACTTTCCTCGCTGTGATCTTCTCATCGTCATGGGGACGTCTCTGCAGGTCCAACCTTTTGCAAGTCTTGTCAGCAG GGTTTCAAAAAGTTGCCCCAGACTGCTCATTAACATGGAGAGGGCAGGGCAG GCCGATCCTCTGTTGGGGTTGCTTGGTTTTGGAGGAGGGATGGACTTTGACTCAGACAAAGCATACAG AGATGTAGCTCAGATCAGTACATGTGATGACGGCTGTTTGGCTCTTGCCGACCTGCTGGGATGGAAG GCGGAGCTGGAGGAATTGGTGAAGCAGGAGCACACCAGGATTGACAGtcaagacaaaaaagagaggTCCTGTGAGAAGAAGGAAGCCGCAGCCAAGGCGAGCTCTGCATCAGTGGCACCAGAACCTAAAGAGgaagaataa